One window of Mucilaginibacter inviolabilis genomic DNA carries:
- a CDS encoding efflux RND transporter periplasmic adaptor subunit has product MMLLKPFYKAYHVLLPKNWALLFTIVSSTAILSSCGSKNKQAAEGQAGEPVLDYKVLTLQPRSATLNVDYPASIQGQQNIEIRPKVDGFVEKIYVDEGSIVKKGQLLFKINAPQYEQDVRTAQAGIKTAEADLSLAKMQVIKVKPLVEKDIISHYELESAEYTQQSKAAALAQAKAALVNAQVNLGYTTITSPVNGVIGSLPYKLGSLVSSTTTDPLTTVYNTSNIYAYFALNEKQLLDFSKDSTGTTSFKSKLSKLPDVLLILPNGTPYEHTGRVETVNGLINTATGAANVRAGFINPRGLIRSGSSAIVRIPNTIKSGLLVPQSATYELQDKRFVYLVDKKNQIKNVAIQVMDNTAGQFYVVTDGLHAGDKIVLESANNLKDGTTIKANPVSEASVYGNLK; this is encoded by the coding sequence ATGATGCTTTTAAAACCGTTCTACAAAGCTTACCATGTACTTTTGCCTAAAAACTGGGCTCTACTTTTTACAATTGTTTCATCAACTGCTATATTAAGTTCTTGCGGCAGTAAAAATAAACAAGCTGCCGAGGGCCAGGCAGGAGAGCCTGTGTTGGATTATAAAGTGCTTACTTTGCAACCCCGTTCTGCTACTTTAAATGTTGATTATCCGGCCAGTATACAGGGTCAGCAAAATATTGAAATACGCCCCAAGGTTGATGGTTTCGTAGAGAAAATATATGTAGACGAAGGCTCTATTGTGAAAAAAGGGCAATTGCTTTTTAAGATCAATGCGCCGCAATATGAGCAGGATGTACGTACTGCACAGGCTGGCATCAAAACGGCAGAGGCAGACCTGAGCTTAGCCAAAATGCAGGTAATCAAAGTAAAACCTCTGGTTGAGAAAGATATCATCAGTCATTACGAACTGGAATCGGCAGAGTATACCCAACAATCAAAAGCAGCAGCCTTAGCACAAGCTAAAGCCGCATTGGTAAATGCACAGGTAAATTTAGGCTATACCACCATCACCAGTCCGGTAAATGGTGTTATAGGTTCGTTACCCTACAAACTAGGCAGTTTGGTAAGCAGCACCACAACCGATCCTTTAACAACAGTTTACAACACTTCCAATATTTACGCTTACTTCGCCCTGAACGAAAAACAACTGCTCGATTTTAGCAAGGATAGCACAGGTACAACTTCTTTCAAATCAAAATTGAGTAAGCTGCCTGATGTTTTACTCATACTACCTAATGGTACTCCTTATGAGCATACTGGTCGTGTAGAAACCGTGAACGGATTAATTAATACCGCTACGGGGGCTGCCAATGTAAGAGCCGGTTTTATCAATCCCCGTGGTCTTATCCGTAGCGGCAGCAGCGCAATTGTAAGAATACCAAATACCATCAAGTCTGGCTTGCTGGTGCCGCAAAGCGCTACTTATGAACTGCAGGACAAACGCTTTGTTTACCTGGTTGATAAAAAGAACCAAATCAAAAATGTGGCTATACAAGTGATGGATAACACTGCCGGCCAGTTCTATGTAGTTACCGACGGTTTACATGCCGGCGATAAAATAGTACTGGAAAGCGCCAATAACTTAAAAGATGGTACAACCATAAAGGCCAACCCGGTTAGCGAGGCATCCGTTTACGGCAACCTTAAATAA
- a CDS encoding response regulator, whose product MAFLIVIELFTLSFAIKTLSAVRSYVGGEGLWSKAQKDALSHLKVYAYSHNEQDYQAFQQFLKVPLGDGAARTALEKTPPDYDAARLGFLAGRNHLDDIDGMIKLMLRFSQVKYLKQTIFYWKKAESVLLKLIPVSKQLHDKVISGTITPAETQQFLSYISKIDVEFTPMEDGFSYSLGEGSRWFEGLVLKVLIGLAFTVELTGILIAISISKGMQKGIKEIISGAKKVSEESFDTRVKVYSKDEIGVLATAFNQMTDKLEHTIFELKNAKVKELRQLERAEASEKIKQVFIANMNHEILTPMNAIMGFAGLLEESEISKEQKEYIRAIMKSGDFLKGLLNNILDLSKIGSGHVQLERKPLNIYDVVHHAVSMLKPEINKKSLTISYHVDSDVPQLVLGDEMRLSHILLNLLSNAVKFTPEGSVLVEAYVIDNTADVVWIGFSVQDTGMGIPEDKQDKIFESLDQFRQNKGLGGIGLGLSMAKHLVDLHGGDIFIKTSTSDGSDFRFTLPFYKHVVTTQASIVENGLDNCIPQGETKNTRVLVADDNQLNKLLISKVLEKRGYCVDAVDNGRQALEKLKLNHYDIILMDLDMPELDGYEATIAIRSEDNAKNSIPIIAITAHATREVMEKCLDHGMNDFVAKPFDAQDLDQKIKAILIDV is encoded by the coding sequence ATGGCTTTTCTAATTGTGATAGAGTTGTTTACGCTTAGTTTTGCTATAAAAACACTTTCTGCTGTAAGGTCATATGTAGGCGGTGAAGGGCTTTGGTCAAAGGCACAAAAAGATGCTTTATCTCATTTAAAAGTTTATGCCTATTCACATAATGAACAAGATTACCAGGCTTTCCAGCAATTTTTAAAGGTGCCGCTGGGCGATGGCGCAGCGCGAACAGCTCTTGAAAAAACACCTCCAGATTATGATGCGGCCCGTTTAGGTTTCCTGGCAGGGCGCAATCACCTTGATGATATCGATGGTATGATTAAGCTGATGCTGCGATTTAGCCAGGTGAAATATTTAAAACAAACCATTTTTTATTGGAAAAAAGCCGAGAGTGTATTGTTGAAGCTAATCCCCGTGAGTAAGCAATTACATGATAAGGTAATATCCGGCACCATAACTCCGGCAGAAACGCAACAATTTTTAAGCTACATTTCAAAGATCGACGTGGAATTTACACCTATGGAAGATGGCTTTTCCTATAGCCTGGGTGAAGGTTCCCGATGGTTTGAGGGCCTTGTACTTAAAGTTCTGATAGGTTTGGCATTTACCGTTGAACTTACAGGGATACTGATAGCAATATCCATAAGCAAGGGCATGCAAAAAGGCATCAAGGAAATTATTTCCGGAGCTAAAAAGGTATCCGAAGAATCATTTGATACACGGGTAAAAGTATATTCAAAGGATGAGATTGGCGTTTTGGCGACTGCCTTTAATCAGATGACGGATAAACTGGAACATACTATATTCGAACTGAAAAACGCTAAAGTTAAAGAGTTGCGGCAATTGGAGAGGGCAGAAGCCTCTGAAAAAATTAAGCAGGTGTTTATCGCCAATATGAACCACGAAATTTTAACACCCATGAATGCCATCATGGGGTTTGCCGGTTTGCTGGAGGAATCAGAAATAAGTAAAGAACAAAAGGAATATATCCGCGCCATTATGAAATCTGGTGATTTTTTGAAAGGCTTACTCAACAATATTCTCGATCTGTCAAAAATAGGGTCTGGTCATGTTCAGTTAGAAAGAAAGCCTTTAAATATCTATGATGTAGTGCATCATGCAGTATCGATGTTAAAACCGGAGATCAATAAAAAATCGCTGACTATCAGTTACCATGTTGATAGCGATGTTCCACAATTGGTTTTGGGCGATGAGATGCGGTTAAGCCATATATTATTAAACCTGCTTTCCAATGCGGTAAAATTCACCCCGGAAGGCTCTGTTTTGGTAGAGGCGTATGTTATAGATAATACGGCCGATGTGGTTTGGATAGGGTTTAGTGTTCAGGATACAGGCATGGGTATCCCTGAAGACAAGCAGGATAAAATATTTGAAAGCCTTGATCAGTTCAGGCAAAATAAAGGATTAGGCGGAATAGGTTTAGGACTTAGCATGGCCAAACATCTGGTTGATCTGCACGGCGGGGATATATTTATAAAAACCAGCACATCTGATGGGTCAGATTTTAGATTTACACTTCCTTTTTATAAACATGTGGTAACTACCCAGGCATCTATAGTTGAGAACGGTTTGGATAATTGCATCCCACAAGGTGAAACAAAAAATACACGTGTATTGGTTGCAGATGATAATCAGTTAAATAAGCTGCTGATTAGTAAGGTGTTGGAAAAACGTGGGTATTGCGTGGATGCAGTTGATAATGGAAGACAGGCCCTGGAAAAATTAAAACTAAATCATTACGACATTATACTGATGGATCTGGATATGCCCGAGTTAGATGGTTACGAGGCCACCATAGCTATCCGAAGTGAAGATAATGCCAAAAACAGCATCCCGATTATTGCCATAACAGCCCATGCCACCCGGGAAGTAATGGAAAAATGCCTGGATCACGGCATGAATGATTTTGTGGCAAAGCCTTTTGATGCGCAGGATCTCGATCAAAAAATAAAAGCTATTTTAATTGATGTCTGA
- a CDS encoding efflux RND transporter permease subunit produces MLKKFIERPVLSTVISVLLLILGILGLINLPISQYPDIAPPTVNVSAFYNGANADVVLKSVIIPMEEQINGVENMTYMTSTASNDGSASITVYFKVGTNPDLAAVNVQNRVSRATSLLPLVVTQSGVTVAKSQSSNLVIFSLYSDNKTYDETFLQNYAKINLVPQIQRVTGVGTAEVFGSRDYSMRIWLKPDVMSRYGLVPDDITDVLNEQNIEAAPGKFGENSNQSFQYVIRYKGRLQSAAEFGNMIIKSVGNGQLLRLNDVARVELGALDYSFHIITDGKPSVGVAISQTAGSNARDVINESKKILDAASETFPKGMKITYLVDANEVLDASIEKVISTLIEAFILVFIVVFVFLQDFRSTLIPAIAVPVAIVGTFFFLNLFGFTINLLTLFALVLAIGIVVDDAIVVVEAVHAKLDIGYKSARKASVDAMSEISGAIVSITLVMSAVFLPVTFISGSTGVFYKQFGITLAVAIMLSAINALTLSPALCALFLKPHEKGTKKHGFINHFYVIFNTAFDAVSGKYKKSVGFLAHKKWIAVAAIAIFAAVLIYLVKTTPSSFVPNEDQGVVFAAISLPPASSMERTDAVANKIDSIGHTFPAVVSTLKLVGFNFIAGNGSAYAMVIMKLKTWDKRKSKSDSQEGIIGQLYGKTSGMREANVFYFSPPTLNGFGNSDGFEFQLQDKGGHTVNELFKVSNDFIAALGKRPEIQSLNSSFNPNFPQYQVDVNVAKCKEAGVTVNSVLNTLQGYYGGLYASNFNEFGKQYRVMVQADYDYRAKETGLSKIFVRNSAGTMAPITSFISLKRVFGPESISRFNLFTAISVSGQPKAGFSTGDAIKAIKEVALESLPAGYGYEFSGLTREELTAGTQSAYIFMLCLVFVYFLLSAQYESYILPFAVLLSLPVGLSGTYLFAKIFGIESNIYLQISLIMLIGLLAKNAILIVEFALERRRAGMELIPAAIAGAEARLRPILMTSFAFIFGIMPLMFSTGAGANGNRSIGTGAVGGMFVGTIFGVFVIPVLFIIFQHLQERVSGPPKQDNDDDEDEAVELKPVH; encoded by the coding sequence ATGCTTAAAAAATTTATAGAACGCCCGGTATTATCAACAGTTATATCAGTTTTATTGCTGATACTGGGCATATTAGGTCTTATTAATCTTCCTATATCCCAATACCCGGATATAGCGCCGCCAACGGTAAACGTATCTGCTTTTTATAATGGCGCCAATGCCGATGTGGTACTTAAAAGTGTGATTATCCCCATGGAAGAGCAGATCAACGGGGTGGAGAACATGACCTACATGACCTCAACTGCCTCCAATGATGGTTCTGCATCTATCACCGTATATTTTAAAGTGGGTACCAATCCCGATCTGGCCGCTGTGAACGTACAGAACAGGGTGTCGCGAGCAACCAGCTTATTACCATTAGTTGTTACACAATCGGGTGTTACAGTGGCCAAAAGCCAGAGCAGTAACCTGGTTATCTTTTCCTTATACAGCGATAATAAGACCTACGACGAAACCTTTCTGCAAAACTATGCCAAGATAAACCTGGTGCCGCAAATACAGCGTGTAACGGGGGTGGGTACCGCTGAGGTGTTTGGCTCACGTGATTATTCCATGCGTATCTGGTTAAAACCTGATGTGATGTCGCGCTATGGACTGGTGCCTGATGATATTACCGATGTACTTAACGAGCAAAACATTGAAGCCGCGCCGGGTAAATTTGGCGAAAACAGCAATCAATCTTTTCAATATGTGATCAGGTATAAAGGTCGATTGCAATCTGCCGCTGAGTTTGGTAACATGATCATCAAATCGGTTGGAAACGGGCAGTTACTGCGTTTAAATGATGTTGCCCGCGTTGAGTTGGGCGCGCTGGATTATTCGTTTCATATTATCACCGATGGCAAACCATCGGTAGGTGTGGCCATTAGCCAAACAGCAGGGTCGAATGCCCGTGATGTGATCAACGAATCAAAAAAGATCCTGGATGCCGCTTCTGAAACTTTTCCTAAAGGGATGAAGATCACCTATCTGGTTGATGCCAATGAGGTTTTGGATGCCTCGATAGAAAAGGTGATCAGTACCCTTATTGAGGCGTTTATACTGGTATTTATTGTGGTGTTTGTGTTCCTGCAGGATTTCCGGTCAACCCTGATCCCGGCCATTGCGGTTCCGGTGGCTATTGTGGGTACCTTCTTTTTCCTCAACCTGTTTGGTTTTACCATTAACCTGCTTACCTTGTTCGCCCTGGTACTGGCCATTGGTATTGTGGTTGATGATGCCATTGTAGTGGTAGAGGCAGTGCATGCTAAACTGGATATCGGCTATAAATCGGCCCGTAAAGCATCTGTCGATGCCATGAGCGAAATATCGGGCGCCATTGTGTCCATTACCCTGGTGATGTCGGCAGTGTTTCTACCGGTAACTTTCATATCAGGTTCTACAGGAGTATTTTATAAGCAGTTTGGTATTACACTGGCCGTTGCCATTATGCTATCGGCTATTAATGCGTTAACGCTTAGTCCGGCCTTGTGCGCCCTGTTCTTAAAGCCTCATGAAAAAGGCACCAAGAAACATGGCTTTATCAATCATTTCTACGTGATATTCAATACCGCTTTTGATGCGGTAAGCGGTAAGTATAAAAAATCGGTAGGTTTTTTGGCGCATAAAAAATGGATAGCGGTGGCTGCCATCGCCATATTTGCCGCGGTTTTGATTTATCTGGTAAAAACCACCCCGTCCAGTTTTGTGCCAAATGAAGACCAGGGTGTTGTATTCGCGGCTATTAGTCTGCCTCCGGCATCGTCTATGGAGCGTACGGATGCGGTTGCCAATAAGATCGATAGCATCGGGCATACTTTTCCGGCTGTTGTAAGTACCTTGAAACTGGTTGGGTTTAACTTTATAGCAGGTAATGGCAGCGCCTATGCGATGGTGATCATGAAGCTGAAAACCTGGGATAAGCGTAAGTCAAAGAGTGATAGCCAGGAAGGGATTATTGGTCAGCTTTATGGCAAAACCAGCGGAATGCGAGAGGCTAATGTGTTTTATTTTTCGCCGCCTACCTTAAATGGTTTTGGTAACAGCGATGGCTTTGAGTTTCAGTTGCAGGACAAAGGCGGGCATACCGTGAACGAATTATTTAAAGTAAGTAACGACTTTATAGCTGCTCTTGGCAAACGCCCCGAAATTCAGAGTCTTAATTCATCTTTCAACCCCAATTTTCCGCAGTATCAGGTTGATGTGAATGTGGCCAAATGTAAGGAGGCTGGTGTAACCGTAAATTCGGTATTGAATACGCTGCAAGGTTACTATGGTGGTTTATATGCCTCCAACTTCAACGAGTTTGGTAAACAGTATCGCGTAATGGTTCAGGCCGATTATGATTACCGGGCTAAGGAAACAGGTTTAAGCAAAATATTTGTACGTAACAGCGCGGGAACTATGGCGCCTATAACTTCTTTCATTTCATTAAAAAGAGTATTCGGGCCCGAGTCGATTTCCAGGTTCAACCTGTTCACAGCCATATCTGTTTCGGGGCAGCCGAAGGCTGGTTTTAGTACGGGTGATGCCATCAAAGCTATCAAAGAAGTCGCCTTGGAGAGTCTGCCCGCGGGTTATGGTTACGAGTTTTCAGGTTTAACGCGGGAAGAGTTAACCGCTGGTACGCAATCGGCTTATATATTTATGCTTTGCCTGGTGTTTGTGTACTTTTTATTAAGTGCCCAGTATGAGAGTTATATTCTGCCTTTCGCAGTATTACTTTCTTTGCCGGTAGGTTTGTCCGGAACTTATCTGTTCGCCAAGATATTCGGTATCGAAAGCAATATTTACCTGCAGATCTCGCTCATTATGCTCATCGGTTTGCTGGCCAAAAATGCTATCTTGATTGTGGAGTTTGCCTTGGAAAGACGACGCGCGGGTATGGAACTGATACCGGCTGCTATTGCCGGTGCCGAAGCCC
- a CDS encoding DUF5074 domain-containing protein, which yields MNTKKSALVKLLPCIFPILLMGMVSSCKKDAAINATNANQTSGKLQVRGTGKYDNGFFLVNEGWYGHGTGTVSFYDFGTGLISDSLFTKENPGKNLNPISSTLQYGTIFNDRLYLVSKVGGPLVVADSHSLQEINRIAAKSTNDFRAFVGIDANNGLVSTNSGIYPINLQTLALGTKLSGVTGQIGDMIKAGNYVFVLSQSSGVVVLNASNNTVVTSIAGMLCAFAKTPDGAVWAAGGTQLVRIDPATLAVQTITVPFSIYGSWAAWHPGSIAASTTENAIFIAQNATFSGGTQIYKYTAANSASFTTPFITVPTGRELYGAGVAYDPVHNQVIVNTVHSGFTTNYSFNDLCFYNASTGSLINDIAYTGYYFPSIAVFH from the coding sequence ATGAACACAAAAAAATCTGCCCTTGTAAAACTATTACCCTGCATCTTCCCGATATTATTGATGGGAATGGTAAGCTCCTGTAAAAAGGATGCTGCTATTAATGCAACGAATGCAAATCAAACATCCGGAAAGCTCCAGGTGCGCGGGACAGGCAAATATGATAACGGCTTTTTCCTGGTAAATGAAGGCTGGTATGGACATGGTACCGGAACAGTAAGTTTTTACGATTTTGGCACCGGTTTAATCAGCGATAGCTTATTCACTAAAGAAAACCCGGGAAAAAATCTTAATCCAATCAGTAGTACTTTGCAATACGGTACTATTTTTAATGATAGACTATACCTGGTAAGTAAAGTTGGGGGCCCATTGGTAGTAGCCGATTCACATAGCTTACAGGAAATAAACCGGATTGCGGCCAAAAGCACCAATGATTTTAGAGCCTTTGTGGGTATTGATGCTAACAATGGTTTAGTGAGTACTAATTCGGGAATTTACCCTATAAATCTGCAAACATTGGCGCTGGGTACTAAGCTTAGCGGCGTGACAGGGCAGATAGGTGATATGATTAAAGCGGGTAACTATGTTTTTGTATTGTCTCAATCCAGTGGGGTAGTGGTGCTCAATGCATCTAACAATACAGTTGTTACCTCTATTGCGGGCATGCTTTGCGCGTTTGCCAAAACTCCTGATGGCGCTGTTTGGGCTGCCGGTGGTACGCAACTGGTACGTATTGATCCGGCTACTTTGGCGGTGCAAACTATAACGGTGCCTTTTTCTATATATGGTTCATGGGCAGCATGGCATCCCGGATCTATCGCAGCCTCTACTACCGAAAATGCCATCTTTATAGCTCAGAACGCTACATTTTCTGGCGGAACTCAGATCTATAAATATACTGCTGCCAATAGTGCTTCATTTACAACTCCCTTTATAACAGTGCCAACAGGCAGGGAACTTTACGGTGCCGGAGTGGCTTATGATCCCGTTCATAATCAGGTAATTGTTAATACGGTACACTCTGGTTTTACAACCAATTATAGTTTTAATGACCTGTGTTTTTATAACGCTTCTACAGGTTCATTGATCAATGATATTGCCTACACGGGATATTACTTCCCTTCAATTGCTGTATTTCATTAA
- a CDS encoding DUF5074 domain-containing protein, translating into MKNKFTLKLSAYLIPVLLTMTIASCKKDHNVKIAEPGKYENGFFVVNEGWFGHGTGTVSFFDYAKGALTDSIFTKENPGKTLEPIGSTLEFGTIYNHKFYLLSKAGGPLVVTDDLSLKETGRIAAASGNDWRAFVGIDSNTGLVSTGDGIYQLNLQTVTLGAKISGVSGEVGDLIKAGNYIFALSQSSGVVVLNATTYAVVKTIPGLEVAFARSKDGAIWAAGGTQLVRIDPATLVVQAITVPFTVNGSWGAWHPGSITASTTENAIFIAKNGPYSGGTQIYKYTAANAASFTTPFVTVPAGKEMYGAGLAYNEKLNQLVVTTVKSGYGTNYSVNDLYFYDPSSGAQSKDISYTGYYFPATFVFH; encoded by the coding sequence ATGAAAAATAAATTCACTTTAAAACTGTCGGCGTACCTTATTCCGGTATTGCTGACGATGACGATCGCATCATGTAAAAAGGATCACAATGTTAAAATAGCCGAGCCTGGTAAGTACGAAAATGGCTTTTTTGTGGTAAACGAAGGTTGGTTTGGCCATGGTACTGGCACCGTAAGCTTTTTTGATTACGCTAAAGGGGCGTTAACCGATAGTATATTCACGAAAGAAAATCCTGGTAAAACATTGGAACCAATTGGTTCAACACTTGAATTTGGTACGATTTATAATCATAAATTTTACCTGTTATCAAAAGCTGGTGGACCTTTGGTAGTAACTGATGATCTTTCCCTGAAAGAAACAGGACGTATAGCCGCCGCTTCAGGCAACGATTGGCGGGCATTTGTAGGAATTGATAGCAACACAGGTTTGGTAAGTACGGGTGATGGTATTTACCAGCTTAATTTGCAAACCGTTACGCTTGGTGCCAAGATCAGCGGTGTAAGTGGCGAGGTAGGCGATCTGATTAAAGCAGGTAATTATATATTCGCGCTATCACAATCAAGTGGCGTAGTTGTATTAAATGCTACTACTTATGCTGTAGTTAAAACTATTCCCGGTTTAGAAGTTGCATTTGCCCGCAGTAAAGATGGTGCTATATGGGCTGCCGGTGGCACACAACTGGTGCGTATTGATCCGGCTACATTGGTGGTTCAAGCTATTACAGTACCATTTACTGTTAATGGTTCATGGGGTGCCTGGCATCCGGGTTCAATTACTGCCTCAACTACCGAGAATGCTATTTTTATAGCTAAAAATGGCCCTTATAGCGGCGGTACCCAAATTTATAAATATACAGCTGCAAATGCTGCTTCATTCACTACACCATTTGTTACTGTACCCGCCGGCAAAGAAATGTATGGTGCAGGATTAGCCTATAATGAAAAACTTAACCAATTGGTGGTAACCACTGTAAAATCAGGATACGGCACTAATTATAGTGTAAATGACCTTTATTTTTATGATCCATCAAGCGGTGCTCAAAGTAAAGATATTTCCTATACCGGCTATTATTTCCCTGCAACCTTTGTGTTTCATTAA
- a CDS encoding YncE family protein: MKNINYKLLYLLLGCTLMIYGSCRKAQQPVPEVVTTLFPPDPNSVVKGFYLVDEGNLGSSKASLDYLDYTTGQFSKNIYGQANPQVVKGLGDVGNDVGIYGSKVYIVVNNSNKVEVLNLHTNKRITQIDITNCRYVTFHNGKAYVSAYLGKVGDPKAPNGAVNEIDTTTLQITRTVTVGRQPEEMAIVGEKLYVANSGGYSPPNYERTVSVVDLASFTELKRIDVAINLDRVKADQYGDIYVTSRGDYYNIPSKLFVIDTKTDQVKKEFDFGVSNLWIDGDTAYMYSYEFSYITGKNTTTYSMINVKDETVLNTKFITDGTEAQIKVPYGIAVNPVTKEVLVTDAKDYVSPGTLYCFSTAGKKKWSVITGDIPGHFAFAY, encoded by the coding sequence ATGAAAAATATAAATTACAAACTGCTTTACCTGCTACTCGGATGTACGCTAATGATATACGGTTCGTGCCGCAAAGCTCAGCAGCCCGTTCCGGAGGTAGTAACTACGCTGTTTCCGCCAGACCCCAATAGTGTGGTAAAAGGCTTTTACCTGGTTGATGAAGGTAATTTGGGTTCAAGTAAAGCATCATTGGATTACCTGGATTATACAACAGGGCAATTCAGTAAAAACATATATGGTCAGGCAAATCCACAAGTGGTTAAAGGTCTTGGCGACGTAGGTAATGATGTAGGCATCTACGGTTCCAAGGTGTATATCGTAGTTAATAATTCCAACAAGGTTGAGGTGCTTAACCTGCATACTAACAAAAGGATAACTCAAATTGACATTACCAATTGCCGATATGTTACTTTTCATAACGGTAAAGCTTATGTAAGCGCCTATCTGGGCAAAGTGGGTGATCCCAAAGCCCCGAATGGCGCAGTAAATGAGATTGATACTACCACCCTGCAGATTACGCGAACAGTGACCGTCGGTCGCCAGCCGGAAGAAATGGCCATTGTGGGCGAAAAACTGTATGTAGCCAACTCTGGTGGCTATAGTCCTCCAAATTATGAGCGTACAGTATCTGTGGTTGACCTGGCTTCATTTACGGAATTGAAACGCATCGATGTAGCAATCAATCTGGATAGGGTAAAGGCCGATCAATATGGCGACATCTACGTAACCTCCCGGGGCGATTATTATAATATTCCTTCAAAACTATTTGTGATCGATACCAAGACCGACCAGGTAAAAAAGGAATTTGATTTTGGGGTAAGCAACCTTTGGATAGATGGTGATACAGCCTATATGTATAGTTATGAATTTAGCTACATCACCGGTAAAAATACCACAACCTACTCGATGATTAACGTGAAGGACGAAACCGTACTGAATACAAAGTTTATAACAGACGGAACCGAAGCCCAAATAAAAGTTCCCTATGGCATCGCGGTAAACCCGGTAACCAAAGAAGTGTTGGTTACAGATGCAAAAGATTATGTATCTCCAGGAACTTTATACTGCTTTAGTACAGCCGGAAAGAAAAAATGGTCGGTGATAACAGGTGATATCCCCGGGCACTTTGCATTTGCTTATTAA
- a CDS encoding cell surface protein: MIKINLNHMKNLSLGLLLGIVLMSSCKKDKSTDNTTPETPVHPITAQSKAYVSQLFDFNPAPGQFDNTGIGDTVAAKSTLNGDQGLVSLGAWGGYIIVGFDHTVLNVPYKEDFIVYGNAFANFSEPGVIWVMQDTNNNGKPDDTWYELTGSAQYKDGYTRNYSVTYTRPKCDTCSVPWKDNKGKTGFVKTNIFHKQPYFPIGIKGDTYTFSGTLLPSSNINDDDPTYITSAAYDYGYGDNTAGGDKIDIDNAIDAKGNKVSLKGIDFIKVQTGILYNMGWLGEQSTEFGGAADLSMLKN; the protein is encoded by the coding sequence ATGATAAAGATCAACTTAAACCACATGAAAAACTTGTCCTTAGGGCTTTTGCTCGGCATCGTGCTAATGTCATCCTGTAAAAAGGATAAATCAACCGATAATACAACTCCCGAAACGCCTGTACACCCTATAACGGCCCAAAGCAAGGCATATGTAAGTCAGCTGTTTGATTTTAATCCGGCTCCGGGACAGTTTGATAATACAGGTATTGGTGATACCGTAGCCGCTAAAAGCACCTTAAACGGCGATCAGGGATTGGTAAGCTTGGGAGCCTGGGGTGGATATATCATCGTTGGCTTTGATCACACGGTTTTAAACGTACCCTATAAAGAAGACTTTATTGTTTATGGTAATGCTTTTGCCAATTTTTCGGAGCCCGGTGTCATATGGGTGATGCAGGATACCAATAACAATGGTAAGCCGGATGATACCTGGTATGAGTTAACCGGTAGTGCTCAGTATAAGGATGGTTATACCCGTAATTACTCGGTTACCTATACACGGCCTAAATGTGATACGTGCAGCGTACCATGGAAAGACAATAAAGGCAAAACTGGCTTTGTAAAAACCAACATATTCCATAAGCAACCTTATTTTCCTATCGGCATCAAAGGTGATACTTATACTTTTAGTGGCACGCTGTTGCCATCATCAAATATTAACGACGATGACCCGACATACATTACCAGTGCGGCTTATGATTATGGCTACGGCGATAATACAGCAGGTGGCGATAAAATAGATATTGATAATGCTATAGATGCTAAGGGTAATAAAGTGAGCCTGAAAGGTATAGATTTTATAAAAGTGCAAACCGGTATACTATATAATATGGGCTGGTTGGGCGAGCAATCGACTGAGTTTGGTGGCGCTGCCGATTTAAGCATGCTTAAAAACTAA